The following coding sequences lie in one Bifidobacterium sp. ESL0690 genomic window:
- a CDS encoding S24 family peptidase: MTASASYRLTCNSSRQDCRVSQIFRSTLAPTPIPIALEAVHAGFPSVAQDYFAGDFSFDEHIIRNPDTTFIITVAGDSMEGAGIWDGDLLVVDRSLEPQADDVVVAVLDDELTVKRLVMRGSTPILHPENPRYPDFSPENAEELVIWGVVIGNFHTQSRSSRFGSALPGVTRPGMSNTSTYDSGTPAKANGTTGLAEHSRGWSGGATIYPFPQRRG; this comes from the coding sequence ATGACAGCAAGCGCATCATACAGGTTGACATGCAACAGTTCAAGGCAGGATTGCAGAGTCAGCCAGATTTTCCGTTCGACGCTTGCACCGACACCCATCCCCATCGCACTTGAAGCGGTGCACGCAGGGTTCCCGTCGGTGGCACAGGACTATTTTGCGGGCGATTTCAGCTTCGACGAGCATATTATCCGCAACCCGGACACCACCTTCATCATCACCGTCGCCGGCGACTCCATGGAGGGGGCCGGCATCTGGGACGGCGACCTGCTGGTGGTCGACCGCTCGCTTGAACCGCAGGCCGATGACGTGGTGGTGGCCGTCCTCGACGACGAACTGACCGTCAAACGCCTCGTGATGCGCGGATCGACGCCGATTTTGCATCCCGAAAATCCCCGTTACCCCGATTTCTCACCCGAGAACGCGGAAGAACTGGTGATCTGGGGCGTGGTCATCGGCAATTTCCACACCCAAAGCCGTTCGAGCCGCTTCGGCTCCGCTCTGCCGGGCGTCACCCGCCCCGGCATGTCGAACACTTCCACATACGATTCCGGCACCCCAGCAAAAGCCAACGGCACCACCGGGCTCGCCGAGCACAGCCGCGGATGGTCGGGCGGTGCCACCATCTACCCCTTCCCACAACGCCGGGGTTAG
- a CDS encoding HAD-IIB family hydrolase: MAAGVNAAIETWRDHDLSELVNGIKVIAFDLDNTLARSKKPMHADMASRFSALTRLIDVAVITGGRFELVESQVLDVLEPNACRSRIHVMPTSGTRYYRWNDGAWQCIYANELDMADRKRAIASIERHAREQGIWLEHTWGPRIEDRGSQITFSALGQEAPVDEKEHWDPCNAKKNRLAEAVAADLPNLVVRSGGSTSIDISARGVDKAYAVRKLCDILGCQVDQVVFIGDRMDPDGNDYPAAIIGTKPILVSGPLDTLQVCDRLIAALS, encoded by the coding sequence ATGGCAGCAGGGGTGAATGCGGCGATAGAGACGTGGCGTGACCACGATCTTTCCGAACTCGTGAATGGTATCAAGGTGATTGCCTTCGATTTGGATAATACGCTCGCTCGCTCAAAGAAACCGATGCATGCCGACATGGCCTCACGCTTTTCCGCACTGACGCGCCTCATCGATGTGGCCGTCATCACCGGCGGCCGCTTCGAACTGGTCGAAAGCCAGGTACTCGACGTGCTCGAGCCGAATGCCTGCCGTTCCCGTATCCACGTCATGCCCACCAGCGGTACGCGCTATTACCGTTGGAACGACGGGGCTTGGCAGTGCATTTATGCCAACGAATTGGATATGGCCGATCGCAAGCGTGCCATCGCTTCCATCGAACGGCACGCGCGAGAGCAGGGCATCTGGCTGGAGCACACCTGGGGGCCGCGTATCGAGGACCGTGGCAGCCAGATCACGTTTTCCGCGTTGGGTCAGGAAGCCCCGGTCGACGAAAAAGAGCATTGGGATCCTTGCAACGCCAAGAAGAACCGGCTTGCCGAGGCGGTGGCCGCCGATCTGCCGAACCTGGTAGTGCGTTCCGGGGGCTCGACCAGCATTGACATTTCGGCGCGTGGCGTCGATAAGGCCTATGCCGTGCGCAAGCTGTGCGATATTTTGGGCTGCCAAGTTGATCAGGTCGTTTTCATCGGCGATCGCATGGATCCGGACGGCAATGACTATCCGGCGGCCATCATCGGCACCAAGCCGATTCTTGTCTCCGGACCCCTTGACACCCTTCAGGTCTGCGACCGTCTCATCGCCGCTTTGTCGTGA
- a CDS encoding HAMP domain-containing sensor histidine kinase translates to MNNHTHQSGKKILDNERPIGLFSSLKAELSVIIVIATAIAFVMAWFLLKMGLSGWIAMPLTLVVALGITYFFSRGLTAPLRQMRDAAKAMSEGDYTVRVKVGTRSNDEVGQLARSFNEMAEELQHADQMRRDMIANVSHELRTPVSALQAMLENLADGVVEPTPANLEGILNQTHRLSDLIAFLLDLSRMEAGAASLNIEQFNFADFIDETLEPLEIADAGHAHDVDVHVPDSIEIEGDQDRLRQLFTNIISNAFKHSPDNTTVLIEAHEDKAHGTIVTNVVNFGSQIPEEARADIFRRFVKGKSGPGTESGGTGLGLSIARWAAQLHGGNVKVVDDNRGTDFEITLPKYHIVDDESVSETTL, encoded by the coding sequence ATGAACAACCACACACATCAATCCGGCAAGAAGATATTGGACAACGAACGCCCGATAGGTTTGTTCTCATCACTCAAAGCCGAACTGAGCGTCATCATCGTCATCGCCACGGCCATCGCCTTCGTCATGGCCTGGTTCCTCTTGAAAATGGGGCTGAGCGGCTGGATCGCCATGCCGTTGACGCTCGTGGTGGCGCTGGGCATCACCTATTTCTTCTCCCGCGGGTTGACCGCCCCCCTGCGCCAGATGCGCGACGCGGCCAAAGCCATGAGCGAAGGCGACTATACGGTGCGCGTCAAGGTCGGCACCCGCAGCAACGACGAGGTGGGCCAGCTCGCCCGCTCGTTCAACGAGATGGCCGAGGAACTGCAGCACGCCGACCAGATGCGGCGCGACATGATCGCCAACGTCTCGCATGAACTGCGTACCCCCGTCTCGGCCCTGCAGGCAATGCTCGAGAACCTCGCCGACGGTGTGGTGGAACCGACTCCGGCCAACCTTGAAGGGATTTTGAACCAGACCCATCGGCTTTCCGACCTCATCGCCTTCCTGCTTGACCTTTCGCGCATGGAAGCCGGAGCGGCAAGCCTCAACATCGAGCAGTTCAATTTCGCCGACTTCATCGACGAGACCTTGGAACCGTTGGAAATCGCGGATGCCGGCCACGCCCACGACGTCGACGTGCATGTGCCGGATTCCATCGAAATCGAAGGCGATCAGGACAGGCTGCGCCAGCTGTTCACCAACATCATCTCCAATGCCTTCAAACACTCGCCCGACAACACCACCGTGCTTATCGAGGCGCATGAAGACAAGGCGCATGGCACCATCGTGACCAACGTCGTCAATTTCGGCTCACAGATCCCCGAAGAGGCGCGTGCGGACATCTTCCGCCGCTTCGTCAAAGGCAAGTCCGGCCCGGGCACCGAATCGGGCGGCACTGGCCTCGGACTGTCGATCGCCCGCTGGGCGGCGCAACTGCACGGCGGCAATGTCAAAGTCGTCGACGACAACCGCGGCACCGATTTCGAAATCACGCTGCCGAAATACCATATCGTCGACGACGAATCCGTTTCAGAGACTACTCTCTGA
- a CDS encoding DUF5719 family protein: MNNDMDSDKRRAGVPSLQQAVLGPPAPPAAPGVSGSSEHFQDIVSAGQAQGAANGPEAVKAGASHSQAVSRVVLAVVTVVVLVALIVAVVLLPMPGWLVDSAKAGNATAAKQVEQTDLTYYCPSRMALSDNGKYGDSEFQSSEGNVASSARYSAFGSVYEASVGAVTNGSEADNKKLTGKDTVDSAMVKTYSGTADHGSQAFETRLLAAKSGTGAAASVASWATDGDLKGLAASTCVAPALEQDFLLGPTTTGSTQQLSVANFSSKATSLQVQIWSTKHGTPLQLSTGNVVNIGANGETNVELSAAAPGNEALFVKVKSKETPIAAVVRSVELDGLNAKGSDYAVPLNAATTKAYLPGITGDDAVTVLARAEQTTDLNLSWIDGNGASAAKTQHLEAGKVFAVDLGKAPDGVTGLQASAASPVDVTAKVTQNADSGTDFAYVAPSQSFAQSAVVIPDHTDGVITLLNTSDSETKATLQGYDASGKPAGSKQVSIPGNAGTSVAAKDVDQNAVMFTLKNGKDVSMGVRLTQSDVQGANLASVAYLASSGLEPRNMKVWVNDNAGIVH; this comes from the coding sequence ATGAACAATGACATGGATAGCGACAAGCGTCGCGCCGGCGTTCCCTCTCTTCAGCAAGCTGTCCTGGGCCCGCCGGCCCCTCCGGCCGCTCCCGGGGTCTCTGGAAGTTCCGAGCATTTTCAGGACATTGTCAGTGCCGGGCAGGCGCAAGGTGCCGCGAACGGTCCCGAAGCGGTGAAGGCAGGCGCATCGCATTCGCAGGCGGTTTCGCGTGTCGTTCTTGCCGTGGTCACCGTCGTGGTGTTGGTCGCGTTGATTGTGGCCGTGGTACTGCTGCCTATGCCGGGCTGGCTCGTCGATTCCGCCAAAGCCGGCAATGCCACCGCTGCCAAGCAAGTCGAGCAGACGGATCTGACCTATTATTGCCCCTCCCGCATGGCGCTTTCGGACAACGGGAAATATGGCGACAGCGAGTTCCAGTCTTCGGAAGGCAACGTGGCTTCATCGGCGCGATACTCCGCTTTCGGCTCGGTCTACGAGGCGAGCGTGGGCGCGGTGACCAACGGCAGCGAGGCCGATAACAAGAAACTCACCGGCAAAGACACCGTCGATTCCGCTATGGTCAAAACCTATTCCGGCACCGCCGACCATGGCTCGCAGGCGTTCGAGACACGCCTTCTGGCTGCAAAATCCGGTACCGGTGCCGCCGCATCCGTAGCTTCTTGGGCCACCGATGGCGACTTGAAGGGTCTGGCGGCCTCCACTTGTGTCGCGCCTGCGCTCGAACAGGACTTCCTCTTGGGGCCCACCACCACCGGGTCGACGCAACAATTGTCCGTCGCCAATTTCTCCTCGAAGGCGACTTCGTTGCAGGTTCAGATCTGGAGCACCAAGCATGGCACGCCTTTACAGCTTTCCACCGGAAACGTCGTCAATATCGGCGCCAACGGCGAGACGAATGTGGAACTTTCCGCCGCGGCACCCGGCAATGAGGCGCTTTTCGTGAAGGTCAAGAGCAAGGAAACCCCGATTGCCGCGGTCGTACGCAGCGTCGAGCTGGATGGCCTGAACGCCAAAGGTTCTGATTATGCGGTGCCGCTGAACGCCGCGACAACGAAGGCCTATCTGCCCGGGATTACCGGCGATGACGCGGTGACCGTATTGGCCCGTGCCGAACAGACCACGGATTTGAACCTTTCGTGGATTGACGGCAATGGGGCTTCGGCTGCCAAAACGCAGCATCTTGAAGCCGGCAAAGTCTTCGCCGTCGACTTGGGCAAGGCTCCCGACGGGGTTACCGGGCTTCAGGCGAGTGCGGCAAGTCCCGTCGATGTTACCGCCAAAGTGACCCAGAACGCGGATTCCGGCACCGATTTCGCCTATGTCGCGCCTTCTCAGAGCTTCGCCCAATCAGCCGTGGTGATTCCTGATCATACCGATGGCGTGATCACGTTGCTCAACACCTCCGACAGCGAGACCAAGGCCACGTTGCAGGGCTATGACGCTTCCGGCAAACCTGCGGGAAGCAAACAGGTCAGCATTCCGGGCAACGCCGGGACGAGTGTCGCAGCCAAGGACGTTGACCAAAACGCCGTGATGTTCACGCTGAAAAACGGCAAGGACGTATCGATGGGCGTGAGACTAACGCAGTCAGATGTTCAGGGGGCCAATCTCGCCTCGGTCGCCTACCTCGCCTCTTCGGGTCTCGAGCCGCGCAATATGAAGGTGTGGGTCAACGACAACGCCGGAATCGTGCACTGA
- a CDS encoding response regulator transcription factor, translated as MLNTSAHQKTPRTILVVEDEPDLATAIAQRITANGWTARVAGDGASAVRAASQIKPDLVIMDIMLPVMDGIEATKRIIAERPVPVLMLTARDSEADKVMGLSAGADDYMTKPFSPRELIARCEALLRRVERATLIAKNNENEKVLDFGTLVIDPRQRIVTQDGKQVHLTPTEFDLLATLARKPKSVFKREKLLEEVWDWPDASGTRTVDSHVKALRHKLGSDLIRTAHGVGYAFEPPEDGNAATASVKE; from the coding sequence ATGCTCAACACTTCGGCACATCAGAAGACGCCGCGTACCATCTTGGTGGTCGAGGACGAGCCAGATCTCGCCACGGCAATCGCACAGCGTATTACGGCCAACGGGTGGACCGCCCGCGTGGCGGGAGACGGGGCGAGCGCCGTACGCGCCGCAAGCCAGATCAAGCCGGATCTGGTCATCATGGACATCATGCTGCCCGTCATGGATGGCATCGAAGCCACCAAGCGCATCATCGCCGAACGCCCGGTGCCGGTGCTCATGCTCACCGCCCGCGATTCCGAAGCTGACAAGGTCATGGGACTTTCCGCCGGTGCAGACGACTATATGACCAAGCCGTTCTCCCCGCGCGAACTTATCGCTCGCTGCGAAGCGCTGCTGCGCCGCGTCGAACGCGCTACCCTCATCGCCAAGAACAACGAAAATGAAAAGGTGCTGGACTTCGGCACGCTGGTCATCGACCCGCGCCAACGCATCGTGACCCAAGACGGCAAACAGGTGCATCTGACGCCTACCGAATTCGATCTGCTCGCCACCCTTGCCCGCAAGCCGAAGTCAGTGTTCAAGCGCGAGAAACTGCTCGAAGAGGTGTGGGATTGGCCCGACGCCTCCGGCACCCGCACCGTCGATTCGCACGTCAAGGCGCTGCGCCACAAACTCGGCAGCGATCTGATTCGCACCGCACACGGCGTCGGTTACGCGTTCGAGCCTCCCGAGGACGGCAACGCCGCGACGGCCTCCGTGAAAGAGTAG
- a CDS encoding Y-family DNA polymerase encodes MSKSLQVLADANSFFASCERVFDPRLANRPVVVLSNNDGCVVARSAEAKRLGIKEGTPWFSIREEAQQAGVVARSSNYELYASLSARMMSVMSRFMPGQEIYSIDECFLSPSTDAAQTVQISKAMRKAVLEGVGVPVSVGIAPSKTLAKVANHWAKRHPSSGGVSLWSEIEAQYGDAALASIPVSDVWGVGRRLTRKLQAMGIVTALDLRNQDPVSVRHRFSITLERTVLELNGIPCIVGDASANDGKRKSEILCSRMFSKPITDVAQLNQALSVYAQKACRRLRRQSSLCSHVAAFCATSPFGPENSYQSFHATTTLHDPSDDPLAIAKAACEAMRGRADPHAHYIRAGVLLLGLQDAKDFNTLHGFEARRDSHNLGAVIDEANKKFGTARVGIGYGGMRGNGRNDEDTSASWTMRREMLSPRCTTRWDEMAVAHAN; translated from the coding sequence ATGAGCAAATCGCTTCAGGTGCTGGCCGATGCGAACAGCTTCTTCGCCTCCTGCGAGCGCGTTTTCGACCCGAGACTGGCCAACAGACCGGTTGTGGTGCTTTCCAACAATGATGGGTGCGTGGTGGCCCGCAGCGCGGAGGCGAAACGGCTGGGCATCAAAGAGGGCACGCCGTGGTTCAGCATCCGCGAGGAGGCGCAACAGGCCGGCGTGGTGGCCCGCAGCTCGAACTATGAGTTGTACGCCAGTCTTTCGGCACGAATGATGTCGGTGATGAGCCGGTTCATGCCCGGTCAGGAAATCTATTCCATCGACGAATGCTTCCTCTCCCCTTCAACGGATGCTGCTCAGACTGTGCAGATTTCGAAGGCTATGCGCAAAGCCGTGCTGGAGGGCGTCGGCGTGCCAGTGAGCGTAGGCATTGCGCCAAGCAAGACGCTGGCCAAAGTAGCCAACCACTGGGCCAAACGGCATCCTTCAAGTGGCGGCGTGAGTCTGTGGAGCGAGATCGAGGCGCAATACGGCGATGCGGCCCTCGCCTCCATACCGGTAAGCGACGTGTGGGGTGTGGGCAGACGGCTCACCCGCAAGCTGCAGGCCATGGGCATCGTCACCGCGCTCGACCTACGAAATCAGGATCCGGTGTCTGTCCGGCACCGTTTTTCCATCACCTTGGAACGCACTGTGCTGGAACTCAACGGCATCCCCTGCATCGTCGGCGACGCCAGCGCCAACGACGGCAAACGCAAATCCGAGATATTGTGCTCGCGGATGTTCTCAAAACCCATCACTGACGTGGCCCAGCTGAACCAGGCCCTGAGTGTTTACGCGCAGAAGGCATGCCGGAGACTGCGCCGTCAGTCGAGCCTGTGTTCGCACGTCGCCGCGTTCTGCGCCACCAGTCCCTTCGGACCGGAAAACAGCTATCAGTCGTTTCATGCGACCACCACCTTGCACGATCCGAGCGACGACCCGCTTGCCATTGCCAAAGCCGCGTGCGAGGCCATGCGCGGCCGGGCCGACCCGCATGCCCATTACATCCGCGCAGGGGTGCTGCTGCTCGGCCTGCAGGATGCCAAGGATTTCAACACTTTGCACGGGTTCGAAGCCAGACGCGACAGCCACAATCTGGGAGCCGTCATCGACGAGGCCAACAAGAAATTCGGCACGGCGCGGGTCGGTATCGGCTATGGCGGCATGCGCGGAAACGGACGAAACGACGAGGACACGTCAGCTTCATGGACGATGAGGCGTGAGATGCTTTCCCCGCGCTGCACCACGCGCTGGGATGAGATGGCCGTGGCCCATGCCAATTAG
- a CDS encoding glycosyltransferase family 2 protein: protein MSSNGSVDIKRIVAEVIASRPRISGQSVDRSVAAIISVEHDVRFFPATLRALMAQKVLPRTIVIADCTGGTAQPMRTGFTVSSVPRLGHGAAQQLMPEPPERVDVQLVRSAGARSFSDAVSKAFRYASLPASVRALWLLHDDSRPVGDDCLEALVEAWHNTPTVSLIGAKQLDWGGTELHDVGSYAGKHCLQSLVVDGEPDQEQYDGRADVFAVSLAGALMPLQTKKETGEINPWFTTYAEGADFSRRICEGGGRVIVVPQAHIAHRRARFEGIRSRAGEPIDEENPLDATSSVLDAAQKYYYTDIRALFWPLMWVLNLFRALWHAIGALLAKSPWRAWCILCLPWRMLGQLPQMIHARRQQKIRHGAGTAALDLLTADHKQIEEWRKRSRAFDSQQHTELLSPLAKSHLRMRAVRRFGCAALMAVVAFVAVVAFEWGVFRRVWGGASLYSPSLLASGASFSTLLSAASTPWAFGVGIGVPAPPAPWLMVWLAASVITIGHPVIAISLMFFLAAPAMALAFWALAGVFTRSDWVRVVVGLLWVALALALGAFGSANIPLLMTMVFLPAAFAFTFRAVGMYGTEDLVRSHASVQAAGCAALCFAVTVACEPQLIFPLIICLVFFLVVVRSHRLMLLLIPVPGLALLLPTLVNSVHYASVGAWRQLFADVIQPSADTAPASLSFGQVVSRAFALPFGGDIRSQLFSRQGIEALAVLAALCVIVVVALAALLLPFALRASRMMWFVAITGLVLAMAASRICVSVESGDAFAASVLPGIVLTLLALLSCACIVSGGAVKRFVPLRISESEQERQNFEANAANGKVKGVAIKFGRALLVVVLALCTLLAGAFGMLSRGNQVEASDTGLPMVAVDYLQNKENHRILALQAVAGNHIDFSVMRSRRGDLVDVSPAWKASLASGASDLSVDLIAKASSELLSNGNDQAIDSLAKLGFGGIYVSADESASDKDATLRLISNINSSDGAQSLVNATSGTYYRLTKVDEKKQGVLMKGIDTARHSVWRKTWLWCLGIVMVIYVLVAIPRTRRYGREQA, encoded by the coding sequence ATGAGTTCCAACGGCAGTGTCGATATCAAGCGGATTGTGGCCGAGGTAATCGCTTCCAGGCCCCGGATAAGCGGGCAGAGTGTCGATCGAAGTGTCGCTGCGATTATCAGTGTCGAACATGATGTGAGGTTTTTCCCGGCGACCTTGCGTGCGTTGATGGCCCAGAAAGTCCTGCCGCGCACCATCGTCATCGCCGATTGCACGGGTGGCACGGCCCAGCCGATGCGCACCGGTTTCACAGTTTCGTCCGTTCCCAGGCTCGGCCATGGGGCGGCGCAGCAGCTGATGCCGGAACCTCCCGAGCGCGTGGACGTCCAACTGGTGCGTTCCGCCGGGGCTCGCTCTTTTTCCGATGCCGTTTCCAAAGCGTTCCGCTATGCCAGCCTTCCCGCCTCCGTTCGTGCGCTTTGGCTTTTGCATGATGATTCCAGGCCCGTGGGCGACGACTGCCTCGAGGCTCTGGTCGAGGCCTGGCACAATACGCCCACGGTTTCGCTGATCGGCGCCAAACAGCTTGATTGGGGTGGCACTGAGCTTCATGATGTTGGCAGCTACGCCGGCAAACATTGTCTTCAAAGCCTTGTGGTCGACGGCGAACCCGATCAGGAGCAGTACGACGGACGCGCCGACGTGTTCGCGGTTTCGCTCGCCGGTGCCCTGATGCCGTTGCAGACCAAAAAGGAGACCGGGGAAATCAATCCGTGGTTCACGACCTATGCCGAAGGCGCGGATTTCTCGCGGCGCATCTGCGAGGGCGGAGGGCGCGTCATCGTGGTGCCGCAGGCCCATATCGCCCACCGTCGGGCCCGTTTCGAAGGCATTCGCAGTCGTGCCGGCGAACCCATCGACGAGGAAAACCCGCTGGATGCCACATCCTCCGTTCTCGATGCCGCGCAGAAATACTATTACACCGATATCCGCGCCCTCTTCTGGCCGTTGATGTGGGTGCTCAACCTTTTCCGCGCCCTGTGGCACGCCATCGGTGCGCTTCTCGCCAAAAGCCCGTGGCGGGCCTGGTGCATCCTATGTCTGCCGTGGCGCATGCTCGGCCAACTGCCGCAGATGATTCACGCAAGGCGTCAGCAGAAGATACGTCACGGAGCCGGAACGGCGGCACTCGATCTGCTGACGGCCGACCACAAGCAGATTGAGGAATGGCGCAAACGCAGCCGCGCCTTCGATAGCCAGCAGCATACCGAGCTCCTGAGTCCTTTGGCGAAAAGCCATTTGCGGATGCGCGCCGTGCGGCGTTTCGGCTGTGCGGCCCTCATGGCCGTTGTGGCCTTTGTGGCGGTCGTCGCCTTTGAATGGGGCGTCTTCCGTAGGGTTTGGGGCGGTGCAAGCCTGTATTCGCCGTCGTTGCTGGCCAGCGGGGCGAGCTTCTCGACCTTGCTTTCGGCGGCCAGTACGCCGTGGGCCTTCGGGGTCGGCATCGGGGTGCCGGCGCCTCCCGCTCCCTGGCTGATGGTTTGGCTGGCGGCTTCAGTGATTACTATCGGTCATCCGGTCATCGCCATTTCGTTGATGTTCTTCCTCGCTGCTCCGGCCATGGCCCTGGCCTTCTGGGCATTGGCCGGCGTTTTCACCCGTTCGGACTGGGTGCGCGTGGTCGTGGGCCTGCTGTGGGTCGCCTTGGCATTGGCTTTGGGGGCGTTTGGTAGCGCGAACATTCCGCTACTGATGACCATGGTGTTTCTGCCGGCGGCGTTCGCCTTTACGTTCAGGGCTGTGGGGATGTATGGCACCGAGGATCTCGTGCGTTCGCACGCTTCCGTGCAGGCCGCGGGTTGTGCGGCGTTGTGCTTCGCCGTCACGGTGGCCTGCGAACCGCAGCTGATCTTCCCGCTGATCATCTGCCTGGTCTTCTTCCTCGTGGTCGTCCGTTCGCACCGTTTGATGCTCCTGCTTATCCCGGTGCCCGGCTTGGCGCTTCTGCTGCCGACACTCGTCAACAGTGTCCATTACGCAAGTGTGGGGGCGTGGCGGCAGCTTTTCGCCGACGTCATCCAGCCTTCCGCTGACACCGCACCGGCCTCGCTTTCTTTCGGACAGGTTGTTTCGCGTGCCTTCGCCCTTCCCTTCGGAGGTGATATCCGCTCGCAGCTTTTCAGTCGGCAGGGTATCGAAGCTTTGGCGGTTTTGGCCGCGTTGTGTGTCATCGTGGTGGTGGCGTTGGCCGCGCTGTTGCTGCCGTTTGCTCTTCGAGCCTCGAGAATGATGTGGTTCGTCGCCATCACCGGACTCGTGCTGGCCATGGCCGCCTCCCGAATCTGTGTGTCCGTCGAGAGCGGTGACGCCTTTGCCGCGTCTGTGCTTCCCGGCATTGTGCTGACGCTTCTGGCATTGCTTTCCTGCGCCTGCATCGTTTCCGGCGGTGCGGTCAAGCGTTTCGTGCCTTTGAGGATTTCGGAAAGCGAGCAGGAGCGGCAGAACTTCGAAGCGAATGCTGCTAATGGCAAAGTCAAAGGCGTGGCCATTAAATTCGGTCGTGCACTGCTTGTCGTGGTGCTGGCGCTATGCACCTTACTGGCCGGGGCGTTCGGCATGCTCTCGCGGGGCAACCAAGTCGAGGCAAGCGATACAGGATTGCCTATGGTGGCCGTGGATTATCTGCAAAATAAGGAAAATCATCGCATTCTGGCGCTTCAGGCGGTTGCCGGCAACCATATTGATTTTTCCGTGATGCGTTCACGGCGTGGTGACTTGGTCGACGTCTCCCCGGCATGGAAGGCCAGTCTCGCTTCCGGCGCCAGCGATCTGTCGGTCGACCTGATCGCGAAGGCCAGCAGCGAATTGCTTTCCAACGGCAACGACCAGGCCATCGATTCCCTTGCCAAGCTGGGATTCGGCGGCATCTATGTTTCCGCCGATGAATCCGCATCCGACAAGGACGCCACGCTGCGCCTGATCAGCAACATCAACTCCAGCGACGGTGCCCAATCCCTGGTAAACGCAACGAGCGGAACCTATTACCGGCTGACGAAAGTCGATGAAAAGAAGCAAGGCGTGTTGATGAAGGGGATCGACACCGCGCGGCATAGCGTCTGGCGCAAGACCTGGCTATGGTGTCTGGGCATAGTCATGGTGATTTATGTTCTGGTGGCGATACCCAGAACGCGCAGATACGGGCGGGAACAGGCATGA
- a CDS encoding phosphoribosyltransferase family protein, which yields MRTVVLRFFDVLRAWLAAIEDVLLPRGCAGCDKPDEVLCPSCASLFGHAYPKALPGDAGCCYGCSWYRGAVRQAILNWKDHGDEECDRAFALVLADLALKVVAQESPYSRTRSLALIPAPSSPSSMHRRGRWQTLPLVRLMARRLDSLGFSVVTKPVLKLEGVHGKSVQASSAQSRSRRIEGHVRVIEDLKGDDSLFIVVDDIVTTGATMGQCISALRAAGARNVIGLALACTPNRDE from the coding sequence ATGCGAACCGTTGTTTTACGATTTTTCGATGTATTGCGCGCATGGCTTGCGGCCATTGAAGATGTGCTGCTGCCGCGTGGCTGCGCCGGATGCGACAAGCCGGACGAAGTGCTCTGCCCCTCTTGCGCCTCACTTTTCGGGCATGCGTATCCGAAGGCGTTGCCGGGGGATGCCGGATGCTGCTATGGATGCTCCTGGTATCGAGGGGCGGTCCGCCAGGCGATCCTCAACTGGAAAGACCACGGCGATGAGGAGTGTGACCGTGCTTTCGCTTTGGTACTTGCCGATTTGGCGTTGAAAGTGGTTGCACAAGAAAGCCCTTATAGCCGCACACGTTCTCTCGCTTTGATTCCGGCGCCTTCTTCGCCTTCTTCAATGCACCGGCGTGGCCGATGGCAGACATTGCCGCTTGTCAGATTGATGGCACGGCGCTTGGATAGCCTCGGTTTTTCGGTCGTGACGAAACCGGTGTTGAAACTTGAAGGCGTACACGGCAAATCCGTCCAGGCGTCAAGCGCTCAATCCCGTTCGCGAAGAATTGAAGGGCATGTGCGCGTCATTGAGGATCTGAAGGGCGACGATTCGTTGTTCATCGTGGTCGACGACATCGTAACCACCGGTGCCACGATGGGCCAGTGCATCTCTGCATTGCGTGCGGCTGGTGCCCGTAATGTCATCGGGCTCGCATTGGCTTGCACGCCGAATCGAGATGAATAA
- a CDS encoding metallopeptidase family protein, with amino-acid sequence MLRPPWQTHVYRNRHGRGSRTPMFGVRLPRYRTRSGMFDDMVSSQIRRLLAAWPELVRPLQFAVEDVPPFTPAPWEPKRNPTSQSFPANHGIPARIVLYRMPMQMHHPNKAELEWAIRDALVARLADLYGRRPEEIDPDWTGTEL; translated from the coding sequence ATGTTGCGACCACCTTGGCAAACCCACGTCTATCGGAACCGGCACGGACGCGGCTCGAGAACCCCGATGTTCGGCGTGCGTCTGCCCCGCTACCGCACCCGAAGCGGCATGTTCGACGACATGGTCTCCTCCCAGATCCGGCGTCTGCTTGCAGCGTGGCCCGAGCTCGTGCGCCCGTTGCAGTTCGCGGTCGAGGATGTACCGCCTTTCACCCCCGCGCCTTGGGAGCCCAAGCGCAACCCGACATCACAGAGTTTCCCCGCCAACCATGGCATTCCGGCGCGTATTGTGCTCTACCGCATGCCCATGCAGATGCATCATCCGAACAAAGCGGAACTCGAATGGGCCATCCGCGATGCCTTGGTCGCAAGGCTCGCCGATCTCTACGGCCGTCGCCCGGAGGAAATCGACCCCGACTGGACCGGCACCGAACTCTAG